DNA sequence from the Streptomyces sp. MST-110588 genome:
GGGACGCCCGGGCCGCACTCTCCAGCCCGTAGTGGGCCAGGGCCGGCTGGGCACAGTGGTGGCCGGCGCGGACGGCGATGCCGTCCCGGTCCAGCCAGTCGGCGACGGTGGCCGGGTCGTGCCCGGCCAGGGTGAAGGTCAGTACGGCGATACGGTCCGGCGCGGTGCCCAGGACCCGCAGGCCCGGGACGGTGGCCAGGGCCTCCATCGCGTACTGCATCAACTGTGTCTCGTACGTGGCGATGGCCTGACGGTCGAAGGACGTCAGCCAGTTGAGGGCGGACAGAAGGCCGACCACGCCCGCGATGTGTCCCGTACCGGCCTCGAAGAGGTGCGGTTCGGGGCGTAGTCGGTGCGCTCGAAGGAGACCGAGTCGATCATGTTGCCGCCGCCCTGCCACGGCGGCATGGATGCCAGCACCTCCGGCTTCCCGTACAGCGCGCCGATCCCCGTGGGGCCATAGAGCTTGTGGCCGGAGAAGGCGTAGAAGTCGGCGTCCAGGGCCTGTACGTCCACCGGGAAGTGGGCGACCGCCTGGGCGCCGTCGATCAGCACCTTGGCCCCGTAACGATGGGCCAGCGCCGTCATCTCCTCGACGGGCGGCACGGTGCCCAGGACGTTGGAGGCGTGGCTGATGGCGACGAGCTGGGTGCGGCTGGACAGCCGGTCGGCGTAGGCCGCCTGGTCGATCTGACCGTCCGGCAGCAGCGGCAGCGGGACCACCCGCGCGTGCCGTTCGGCGGCGAGCATCTGCCACGGCACGATGTCGGAGTGGTGTTCGAGTACGGGGACCAGGATCTCGTCACCCGGCCCGATGTTGGCCTTGCCCCACGTCTGCGCCACGAGGTTGATGGCCTCGGTCGTACCGCGTACGAAGACGATGTTGTCGGGCGAGGCCGCGCCCAGGAAGTCGGCGGTCGCCGCCCGGCCCGCCTCGTACGCCTCGGTGGCCTCCCGGGCCATGGTGTGGGCACCGCGGTGGATGTTGGAGTTCATCGCGCCGTAGAACGCGGCGAGCGCCTCGATCACCTGACGGGGCTTTTGGGTGGTGGCCGCGTTGTCCAGCCAGACCAGCGGGCGGCCGTTCACGGTCCGGTGCAGGATCGGGAAGTCCTGGCGGGCCGCGTCGGGGGAGAAGGCCCCGGACGCCCGGGTGCCGGCGGTGGCCGGCATGCCGGAGGCGGTCGGCAGGCCGGCGGGCATGCCCGAAGCCGCGTCGGCGGGCATGCCGGTGGGAACCCCGGAGACCGTCCCGGTCGGCATGCCGGTCGGGGTGGCGGGTACGGCGGGCGCGGTGGGTACGGCGGCAGCCGCCGGCACACCCGGCACCGCGGTCATGCCCGGCACCGCGGTCATGCCCGGCACCGCGGTCATGCCCGGCACCGCGGTCATGCCCGGCACCGCGGTCATGCCCGGCACCGAGGGAACTCCCGGGACGGCGGGAACGCCCGGAACCGAGGGGGTCGTCGGCAGGCCCGGGACCGACATCATCCCCGAGACGTCGGACATGCCCGGGACGCCCGGTGCGCTTGGTGAACCCGGCACGCCCGGTACTCCCGGTACTCCCGGTACTCCTGGCACCGCCGGCACGCTCGCCGCGCCCGGAACCGACGGCATCCCCGGCATCCCTGGTATCCCCGGCATCCCCGGCATCCCTGGTAGGCCCGGGACCGCCGGAGCATCCGCCGTGCGTCCCTCCGGGCCCGTACCCGTCCCCAGGCCCGTACTCGTCCCCGGACCCGTACCCGTGCCCCTGCCCGTAACGTCAGGAGTAGTCATGGTAGTTGGACACCTCGACGTTCTGCAGTACGGCGATGGCGTCCTCGACCAGGACCGCG
Encoded proteins:
- a CDS encoding aminotransferase class V-fold PLP-dependent enzyme, translated to MSDVSGMMSVPGLPTTPSVPGVPAVPGVPSVPGMTAVPGMTAVPGMTAVPGMTAVPGMTAVPGVPAAAAVPTAPAVPATPTGMPTGTVSGVPTGMPADAASGMPAGLPTASGMPATAGTRASGAFSPDAARQDFPILHRTVNGRPLVWLDNAATTQKPRQVIEALAAFYGAMNSNIHRGAHTMAREATEAYEAGRAATADFLGAASPDNIVFVRGTTEAINLVAQTWGKANIGPGDEILVPVLEHHSDIVPWQMLAAERHARVVPLPLLPDGQIDQAAYADRLSSRTQLVAISHASNVLGTVPPVEEMTALAHRYGAKVLIDGAQAVAHFPVDVQALDADFYAFSGHKLYGPTGIGALYGKPEVLASMPPWQGGGNMIDSVSFERTDYAPNRTSSRPVRDTSRAWSAFCPPSTG
- a CDS encoding aminotransferase class V-fold PLP-dependent enzyme gives rise to the protein MVGLLSALNWLTSFDRQAIATYETQLMQYAMEALATVPGLRVLGTAPDRIAVLTFTLAGHDPATVADWLDRDGIAVRAGHHCAQPALAHYGLESAARASLALYNTSEEVDQLTASLRALQQTA